A genomic stretch from Mycobacterium paraterrae includes:
- a CDS encoding carboxylesterase/lipase family protein, which produces MAARTVSTNIASGAIEGFTRDGVTRWRSIPYAKPPVGALRFKAPQRVEPWAGIRPCYRFRYCAPQPRRYTILGPGRFQPTSEDCLTVNVVAPEGDFDRPLPVMFFIHGGAYFLGSSATPIYDGASLARRGCVYLSANYRLGALGAVDLSSLSTDDIRIDDNLYLRDLVSALTWVSENIAAFGGDPDNVTIFGESAGAHAVATLMAVPAAKGLFAQAISQSPAGGLFRSKELATEFAVKFASTFGASKKDAARLLLKARPAELVKAFDRLIAVSAADLAGGYPVGSTSGTDYLPLDPIQAMLDGKAHRLPLIVGTNADEGRLFTRFLKLLPTDQAKIEHLLAGAEPTDRQRITSAYPEYPAPAACIQLGGDFAFGSALWQIAESHGRYAPTYLYRYDYAPRTLQWSGLGATHATELLAVFDVYRTHFGRLLSAGSDHRSAVRVSDDMQGRWVAFAGHGVPGKGWPSYTHDSRAVMVFDQTSRVENDPHATRRQAWEGFNALAR; this is translated from the coding sequence ATGGCAGCCAGGACGGTCAGCACGAACATTGCCTCGGGCGCCATCGAAGGTTTCACGCGCGACGGAGTCACCCGTTGGCGCTCCATCCCCTATGCGAAGCCGCCGGTCGGCGCATTGCGGTTCAAAGCCCCCCAGCGTGTCGAACCATGGGCCGGAATACGACCCTGTTACCGATTCCGCTACTGCGCTCCACAGCCGCGCCGATATACGATCCTCGGCCCGGGCAGATTCCAGCCTACGAGCGAGGATTGCCTTACCGTCAATGTCGTTGCACCTGAGGGTGACTTCGACCGGCCTTTGCCAGTGATGTTCTTCATTCACGGCGGCGCTTACTTCCTGGGCAGTTCCGCAACGCCGATCTATGACGGAGCGTCCCTCGCCCGCAGAGGTTGCGTGTACTTATCGGCGAATTACCGCCTGGGCGCATTGGGTGCTGTCGACCTGTCGTCACTGTCTACCGACGACATCCGCATCGACGACAACCTGTACCTGCGCGACCTGGTATCAGCGCTCACATGGGTGAGCGAGAACATCGCGGCATTTGGCGGCGATCCCGATAACGTGACGATATTCGGGGAGAGCGCAGGAGCGCACGCTGTCGCCACATTGATGGCTGTGCCAGCGGCCAAAGGCCTTTTTGCACAGGCTATTTCACAAAGCCCAGCGGGCGGACTGTTCCGTTCGAAGGAGTTGGCAACGGAGTTTGCCGTCAAGTTCGCATCCACTTTCGGCGCCTCCAAGAAGGACGCCGCGCGCCTATTGTTGAAGGCACGTCCAGCCGAGCTGGTGAAGGCATTCGATCGCTTGATCGCCGTGAGTGCTGCGGACTTGGCGGGCGGTTACCCTGTGGGATCCACCTCGGGAACCGACTATCTCCCGCTCGATCCCATTCAAGCCATGTTGGACGGTAAGGCGCACCGCCTGCCACTCATCGTAGGCACGAATGCGGACGAGGGCCGTTTATTCACCCGGTTTCTCAAACTTCTTCCAACGGACCAAGCGAAGATCGAGCATCTACTAGCGGGGGCCGAACCCACTGACCGCCAACGTATTACGTCCGCCTATCCCGAGTATCCGGCCCCGGCAGCCTGTATCCAACTAGGAGGCGACTTCGCTTTCGGCTCGGCACTGTGGCAGATCGCCGAATCCCACGGTCGATACGCCCCTACCTACCTGTATCGCTACGACTACGCCCCCCGGACATTGCAGTGGTCAGGCCTGGGTGCAACCCATGCGACGGAGCTTCTTGCCGTATTCGACGTCTACCGCACGCATTTCGGACGGCTTCTCAGCGCCGGATCCGACCACCGGTCGGCCGTGCGCGTGAGCGACGACATGCAAGGCCGATGGGTTGCGTTCGCCGGCCACGGAGTCCCAGGAAAGGGCTGGCCGTCTTACACCCACGACTCCCGCGCGGTAATGGTCTTCGACCAGACCTCACGCGTGGAGAACGATCCCCACGCCACCCGCCGCCAGGCCTGGGAAGGGTTCAACGCCCTTGCCCGCTGA
- a CDS encoding SDR family NAD(P)-dependent oxidoreductase: MTDNIVVVTGAGSGIGKAVALAFARQGDKVVAADLDLDAANRTAECLPESISAMLVDIADRKMVDQLRLQVHSAVGVPNVLVNAAGWDRTEGFLNASTEFAERVVGINYLGPVHMCSAFLPGMIEAGNGGRVVNVASDAGRVGSSGESIYAGAKGGVIALTKSLAREMARHGINVNCVCPGPTDTPLFHAQAERLQEALIKAIPFRRLARPEEVAAPIVFFASEAASFITGQVISVSGGLTMAG; encoded by the coding sequence ATGACAGACAACATCGTCGTCGTCACCGGAGCCGGATCCGGGATTGGCAAGGCCGTGGCGCTGGCGTTTGCGCGGCAAGGCGACAAGGTGGTCGCAGCCGACCTCGATCTGGACGCCGCAAACCGCACGGCCGAATGCCTCCCCGAATCGATATCCGCGATGTTGGTAGACATCGCGGACCGCAAGATGGTCGATCAGCTTCGCCTGCAGGTGCATTCCGCCGTGGGTGTCCCGAACGTCCTGGTGAATGCTGCCGGATGGGATCGAACCGAGGGATTCCTCAACGCCAGCACGGAATTTGCTGAACGGGTGGTGGGCATCAACTACCTCGGCCCCGTGCACATGTGTAGCGCATTTCTGCCGGGGATGATCGAGGCGGGAAACGGTGGCCGGGTGGTCAACGTCGCCAGTGACGCTGGGCGGGTAGGTAGTTCCGGGGAAAGCATCTATGCCGGTGCCAAGGGCGGCGTCATCGCGCTGACCAAGTCTCTTGCTCGCGAGATGGCCAGGCATGGGATCAACGTTAACTGCGTGTGCCCGGGTCCTACCGACACTCCGTTGTTTCATGCTCAGGCCGAGAGGCTGCAAGAAGCCTTGATCAAGGCGATACCGTTCCGGCGGCTGGCGCGCCCGGAGGAGGTGGCTGCGCCGATTGTCTTCTTTGCCTCGGAGGCTGCGTCGTTCATCACCGGTCAGGTCATCAGTGTAAGCGGCGGCCTGACTATGGCGGGCTGA
- a CDS encoding enoyl-CoA hydratase-related protein yields the protein MTEQYDDIRYEVEGHAAIVTIDRPHRYNAFRGKTVEELIKAFRRAWADNAVQAIVLTGAGEKAFCTGGDVKQRAETGDYGPTESGMFEIGNLHKLIRDVPKPVIAAVNGLAIGGGHVLHVLCDLTIAADNAKFGQAGPRVGSFDAGFGSAFLARVVGEKRAREMWYLCRQVDADTAERWGLVNWVVPAGKVLDEARAVAAEIAEKSPTAIRFLKQSFNADTDHQAGLSNLAMSALDLYSHTPEGLEGATAFTEKRRPDFAKYVKA from the coding sequence ATGACTGAGCAGTACGACGATATCCGTTACGAGGTCGAAGGACACGCGGCGATCGTGACGATCGACCGCCCCCACCGCTACAACGCATTCCGCGGCAAGACCGTCGAGGAACTCATCAAGGCATTTCGTCGCGCCTGGGCGGACAATGCCGTGCAAGCGATCGTCCTCACTGGGGCGGGGGAGAAAGCCTTTTGCACTGGCGGCGACGTCAAGCAACGCGCCGAGACCGGCGACTACGGGCCGACCGAGAGTGGCATGTTCGAGATTGGCAACCTGCACAAGCTCATTCGTGACGTACCGAAACCCGTCATCGCCGCGGTCAATGGACTCGCCATCGGTGGGGGCCACGTGCTGCACGTGCTTTGCGACCTAACCATTGCCGCAGACAACGCCAAGTTCGGCCAGGCCGGACCACGTGTAGGTTCCTTCGATGCCGGCTTCGGGTCAGCCTTCCTGGCACGGGTCGTCGGCGAGAAGCGCGCCCGAGAGATGTGGTATCTATGCCGCCAAGTCGACGCGGACACCGCCGAACGGTGGGGCCTGGTGAACTGGGTGGTCCCTGCAGGCAAAGTGTTGGATGAGGCCAGGGCGGTGGCTGCGGAGATCGCCGAAAAGAGTCCGACCGCCATTCGATTCCTCAAGCAATCGTTCAACGCCGACACCGATCACCAGGCGGGCCTCAGCAACCTGGCCATGTCCGCGCTCGATCTGTATTCGCACACGCCCGAAGGTTTGGAGGGTGCGACAGCTTTCACCGAGAAGCGTCGTCCTGACTTCGCCAAGTACGTCAAGGCATGA
- a CDS encoding TetR/AcrR family transcriptional regulator has product MTKPVVARQNRVGGERRERILTSAAELIAERGYHAVSMADIGVASGVVGPAIYRHFDSKGGLLAALFERVVDSLLQRATMIVEQSRDEVEALTGLVADQVALVMDQRELAIVYYREVHNLPDQQQSRLRRKQRLYLEEWVHLVDELRPDIDEIEIRALVHGAIGAIQSILHYRGTGLAPELTSELIASMGHAVLGVPASNRELDAPAAELSGPHRGSPRR; this is encoded by the coding sequence ATGACTAAACCGGTCGTCGCCAGACAAAATCGGGTCGGTGGCGAGCGCCGTGAGCGCATTCTCACCTCGGCAGCAGAATTGATTGCCGAGCGCGGCTACCATGCCGTTTCGATGGCCGATATCGGGGTTGCTTCCGGTGTAGTCGGGCCGGCCATATACCGCCACTTCGACAGCAAGGGCGGCTTGCTCGCAGCCTTGTTCGAACGTGTCGTGGACAGCCTGCTGCAGCGTGCAACGATGATCGTCGAGCAGTCGCGCGACGAGGTGGAAGCGCTAACCGGGCTGGTAGCCGACCAAGTCGCGTTAGTGATGGACCAGCGGGAGTTGGCCATCGTGTACTACCGGGAAGTACACAATCTGCCCGATCAGCAGCAGAGCAGGCTGCGCCGAAAGCAACGGCTCTACCTTGAAGAGTGGGTTCACCTCGTTGATGAATTACGCCCTGACATTGACGAAATAGAGATTCGCGCGCTGGTTCACGGCGCGATTGGCGCCATCCAGTCGATCCTGCACTATCGCGGCACTGGCCTCGCTCCCGAGCTGACCTCGGAGCTAATTGCGTCAATGGGTCACGCCGTGCTCGGCGTTCCCGCATCGAACCGTGAATTGGATGCCCCGGCCGCCGAGCTGTCCGGTCCCCACCGTGGCTCGCCGCGCCGGTAG
- a CDS encoding acyl-CoA dehydrogenase family protein, protein MAAKRSSWMDDDLDALRNTARAFCEKEVAPHIDRFIEQHHVDRELWTRAGELGLLCMSIPEQYGGGGGTFAHEAVLIEEQARVGDTAWGAPLHSGIVAHYLLDYGTDEQKERLLPRLASGEMVGAIAMTEPGTGSDLQSVTTKAVRVGDEYIVNGSKTFITNGAQADLIIVVAKTDPNAGANGISLMLVEGDRPGFRRGRVLDKVGQRGQDTSELYFEDVHIPVANLLGTTEGQGFIQLMQQLPQERLILALGAVTQVETALEFTVEYTKDRQAFGKPVFAFQNTKFKLAEVATDAHIGRVFIDDCVARHLRGELDIPTVAMAKWWTTERAMIALDNCLQLHGGYGYINEYPIARMWADARVQKIYGGTNEIMKDIIARSL, encoded by the coding sequence ATGGCCGCCAAACGCTCTAGCTGGATGGACGACGATCTCGATGCACTGCGGAACACGGCGCGCGCGTTCTGCGAGAAGGAGGTTGCGCCGCACATTGACCGCTTCATCGAGCAGCACCATGTCGATCGAGAGTTGTGGACTCGCGCGGGCGAGTTGGGACTGCTGTGCATGTCGATCCCGGAGCAGTACGGCGGTGGCGGCGGAACGTTCGCTCACGAGGCGGTCTTGATCGAGGAACAGGCCCGGGTCGGCGACACCGCTTGGGGCGCCCCGCTGCACAGCGGCATCGTGGCCCATTATCTTCTCGACTACGGCACCGATGAGCAGAAGGAACGCTTGCTTCCTCGGCTGGCTAGTGGCGAAATGGTGGGGGCCATCGCAATGACGGAGCCAGGAACGGGTTCCGACCTGCAGTCGGTCACAACCAAGGCTGTGCGTGTCGGCGACGAGTACATCGTGAACGGATCCAAGACGTTCATCACCAACGGCGCTCAGGCCGACCTGATCATCGTGGTGGCCAAGACCGATCCGAACGCCGGAGCGAACGGAATCTCATTGATGTTGGTCGAAGGCGACCGTCCGGGGTTTCGGCGGGGTCGGGTGTTGGACAAGGTCGGGCAGCGTGGTCAGGACACCTCCGAGCTGTACTTCGAGGACGTACACATCCCCGTTGCGAACCTCCTCGGCACGACCGAAGGCCAGGGCTTCATTCAGTTGATGCAGCAACTGCCCCAGGAGCGACTGATCCTCGCGCTGGGCGCAGTGACGCAAGTGGAAACTGCGCTCGAGTTCACCGTGGAATACACGAAGGATCGGCAAGCGTTCGGCAAGCCAGTCTTCGCTTTCCAAAACACCAAGTTCAAACTTGCCGAGGTCGCTACCGACGCCCACATCGGCCGTGTGTTCATCGACGACTGCGTCGCCCGTCACCTGCGTGGCGAACTCGACATCCCGACAGTCGCGATGGCGAAGTGGTGGACTACCGAGCGCGCCATGATTGCCCTCGACAACTGCCTGCAGCTCCACGGAGGATACGGTTACATCAACGAATATCCGATTGCCAGGATGTGGGCAGATGCACGCGTGCAGAAGATCTACGGCGGGACGAACGAGATCATGAAGGATATCATTGCCCGCTCACTCTGA
- a CDS encoding TetR/AcrR family transcriptional regulator has protein sequence MEGRHWVDTTAARRATSRLPGRDLRRGRIIEAALAAIEENGPHALTGQIAGKAGLGRTHFYRHFASKEELDLAVARHVHRELTAKIRVSLDVTGSPLDVIRAPVSQHVMWADDHPNLYRFLVNRHYRRSNEKTAPGVSAFASELAKAGARYFPRYGDDAGAADRNVAAIVGLIDASVLWWLDHRESTRDDLVIRLTRQTWLIIDDRLRELGTTLDPEAPLNGPKPTPRANQGAPR, from the coding sequence GTGGAGGGAAGGCATTGGGTAGACACCACCGCGGCACGCCGCGCGACCAGCAGGTTGCCGGGTCGCGATCTGCGTCGCGGCCGGATCATCGAAGCGGCGCTCGCCGCCATCGAGGAGAACGGCCCCCACGCCCTCACGGGCCAAATCGCTGGCAAAGCCGGTTTGGGCCGCACGCACTTCTACCGCCACTTCGCGAGTAAGGAAGAACTCGATCTCGCCGTTGCACGCCATGTCCACCGCGAGCTCACCGCCAAGATTCGCGTCAGTCTGGACGTCACGGGATCACCGCTGGACGTGATTCGCGCACCTGTCAGCCAGCACGTCATGTGGGCCGACGATCATCCCAACCTGTATCGGTTTCTGGTCAACCGACACTATCGGCGCAGCAACGAGAAGACGGCGCCCGGCGTTAGCGCTTTCGCATCCGAACTCGCAAAGGCGGGCGCGCGTTACTTTCCACGCTACGGAGACGACGCCGGCGCCGCCGACCGCAACGTCGCCGCCATTGTGGGCCTCATCGACGCATCGGTGCTGTGGTGGCTGGACCACCGAGAGTCCACTCGCGACGACCTAGTCATTCGGTTGACCCGGCAGACGTGGTTGATCATCGACGACCGGTTACGGGAACTCGGAACCACACTCGATCCGGAAGCACCGCTGAATGGGCCCAAGCCCACACCACGCGCAAATCAAGGTGCGCCCCGTTGA
- a CDS encoding enoyl-CoA hydratase/isomerase family protein — MSDEAIRYELVDGVAWLTINRPEARNALNAAVRQGLFDAVHHFNADDSAKVLVLTGAGDKAFCAGGDLKEMSETSLTVPPPDFAPQFGRNIDVIKPTIAAVNGVAFAGGFLLAQQCDLVVAAEHATFAVSEVKVGRGAPWAAPLSWLLPPRLALQILMTGDPISAERAREVGMVNEVVPAAELRARTQAIAVRIASNAPLSVLAAKKTVYLSAQHHLADAYDLADRIWEPVYYSADAQEGPTAFREKRTPVWTGR, encoded by the coding sequence ATGAGCGACGAAGCGATCAGGTACGAGCTCGTGGACGGAGTGGCCTGGCTGACGATCAACCGGCCCGAGGCACGGAACGCGCTCAATGCGGCCGTCCGGCAGGGACTTTTCGACGCGGTCCACCACTTCAACGCCGACGACTCGGCCAAGGTCCTGGTGTTAACGGGAGCGGGCGACAAGGCCTTCTGCGCAGGCGGCGATCTCAAGGAAATGTCGGAGACGTCGCTCACTGTCCCGCCGCCGGACTTCGCCCCGCAGTTCGGGCGCAACATCGACGTCATCAAGCCGACTATCGCGGCGGTCAACGGCGTCGCCTTCGCGGGCGGGTTCCTGCTCGCCCAGCAATGCGACCTCGTCGTCGCGGCGGAGCACGCCACCTTCGCCGTCAGCGAGGTCAAGGTAGGTCGTGGCGCGCCGTGGGCAGCGCCTCTCTCGTGGTTGCTGCCGCCTCGGCTCGCGCTGCAGATCCTGATGACCGGCGACCCGATCTCTGCCGAGCGCGCCCGCGAGGTGGGCATGGTGAACGAAGTCGTACCCGCGGCGGAGCTACGGGCACGAACCCAGGCGATTGCCGTGCGAATCGCCTCCAACGCACCGCTGTCCGTGCTTGCGGCGAAGAAGACGGTGTACCTCTCGGCGCAGCACCACCTTGCCGATGCCTACGACCTCGCCGACCGGATATGGGAGCCGGTCTACTACAGCGCCGACGCGCAGGAGGGTCCCACCGCCTTTCGCGAGAAGCGGACACCAGTTTGGACGGGACGCTAG
- a CDS encoding TIGR03084 family metal-binding protein → MAVAMESVIADIEAETADLMALIADLPDGPTGWDAPTPARGWAVRDQISHLAFFDEVAVRSATDPEGFTAKVLSTLADGRVSPDTIAERYRPMPAVELLSWFDGARHALVAAFAKIDPSMRVPWFGLPMSAASSLTARIMETWAHGQDVADALGATREPSGRLRHVAHIGVGARAFSYMANGLEVPTEPVRVELTAPGGTLWTWGPDDVPNKVSGAANDFCLLVTQRRHRDDTALEAIGPIADEWLSIAQAFAGPPGAGRSAGQFDGGAA, encoded by the coding sequence ATGGCCGTGGCAATGGAGTCCGTCATCGCCGACATCGAAGCGGAGACCGCAGACCTGATGGCACTGATCGCCGACCTGCCCGACGGCCCGACCGGGTGGGATGCCCCCACCCCGGCCAGAGGCTGGGCGGTCCGGGATCAAATCAGCCATCTCGCGTTCTTTGACGAGGTCGCCGTTCGCTCAGCCACCGACCCCGAGGGGTTCACGGCTAAGGTGCTGTCCACGCTTGCCGACGGCCGGGTCTCTCCGGACACCATCGCCGAGCGATACCGGCCGATGCCGGCGGTGGAGTTGCTGTCCTGGTTCGATGGTGCTCGCCACGCACTCGTCGCTGCCTTTGCGAAAATAGACCCCTCGATGCGGGTGCCGTGGTTCGGCCTACCCATGAGCGCGGCTTCCTCACTCACCGCGCGGATCATGGAGACCTGGGCGCATGGCCAGGACGTCGCCGATGCCCTCGGAGCGACACGCGAACCATCGGGCAGGTTGCGCCATGTCGCACACATCGGCGTGGGGGCGAGGGCCTTCAGCTACATGGCCAACGGTCTAGAGGTGCCGACGGAGCCCGTCCGCGTCGAACTCACCGCACCGGGGGGCACGCTCTGGACATGGGGCCCAGACGACGTGCCCAACAAGGTTTCCGGCGCCGCGAACGATTTTTGCCTACTCGTGACCCAGCGACGGCATCGCGACGACACCGCACTGGAAGCCATTGGTCCGATCGCCGACGAGTGGCTCTCCATCGCGCAGGCCTTCGCGGGACCGCCCGGTGCGGGGCGTTCCGCAGGACAGTTCGACGGAGGCGCGGCGTGA
- a CDS encoding acyclic terpene utilization AtuA family protein, with protein MVEGCVGAEGIDVLCGDYLAELTMLILAKAQSKDPAGGFARTFLTQMEQVLGTCCDRGIKIVANAGGLNPAGLALKLRELAERLGISVRVAHIEGDDLRANLTAITPPVGEVAPVSANAYLGGWGIAEALGAGADVVVTGRVTDASLVVGPAAWWHGWGHTDWDRLAGAVVAGHVIECGPQATGGNYAFLDEITDRRYPGFPIAEVAADGSSVITKHVDTGGLVSVGTVTAQLLYEIAEPAYLGPDVVTHFDTVSLTQQAEHRVAIAGTVGSPPPETLKVALNDVGGYRNTMTMVLTGLDLEAKSEFAQQQLFDVLGGRDSYAEVDVRLLRFDTMDAPTNDQACAHLRITVKDSDPRKVGRAFSNGIMEIALAGYAGFHTTTPPKSESVFGVYRPAAVLRSSVTQVVVMPDGERLRIADPPTGPVPAPEVADRAAIASPAGPTCRAPLGSVLGARSGDKGGNANVGLWARADAGYAWAREYLSVDRLRVLLGPEAAQLRIERFELPNLRALNVVSHDLLGQGVASSTRLDAQAKGLGEYVRSRIVDIPQSLVSMS; from the coding sequence ATGGTCGAAGGATGCGTAGGAGCCGAGGGCATCGACGTGCTCTGCGGTGACTACCTTGCCGAGTTGACGATGCTCATTCTTGCGAAGGCCCAGTCGAAGGATCCGGCGGGCGGCTTTGCTCGCACCTTCTTGACCCAGATGGAACAGGTTTTGGGCACCTGCTGCGACCGCGGTATCAAGATCGTGGCCAATGCCGGTGGGCTGAACCCGGCCGGGCTAGCCCTCAAGCTTCGCGAGCTCGCAGAACGGCTCGGCATCTCGGTTCGCGTGGCCCATATCGAGGGCGACGACCTGCGCGCCAACCTCACCGCGATCACCCCTCCGGTCGGTGAGGTAGCGCCGGTCTCGGCCAACGCATACCTCGGCGGGTGGGGTATCGCCGAAGCGTTGGGCGCCGGCGCCGACGTGGTCGTCACCGGACGCGTGACGGACGCGTCACTCGTCGTGGGGCCGGCCGCCTGGTGGCACGGATGGGGCCACACCGACTGGGACCGGCTGGCTGGTGCGGTCGTGGCTGGCCACGTCATCGAATGCGGCCCACAGGCCACGGGCGGCAACTACGCCTTCCTCGACGAGATCACCGACCGCCGCTACCCGGGATTCCCGATCGCGGAAGTCGCGGCCGATGGCTCATCGGTAATCACCAAACATGTCGATACCGGCGGGCTGGTGTCGGTAGGCACGGTCACCGCCCAGCTGCTCTACGAGATCGCCGAGCCCGCCTATCTGGGACCGGATGTGGTCACGCACTTCGACACCGTCAGTCTGACCCAACAAGCCGAGCATCGAGTGGCGATCGCCGGCACCGTCGGCAGCCCACCGCCGGAAACTCTGAAGGTGGCGCTCAACGACGTCGGGGGCTACCGGAACACAATGACGATGGTGCTCACCGGCCTTGATCTGGAGGCAAAGTCCGAGTTTGCGCAGCAGCAGCTGTTCGACGTCCTCGGCGGCCGGGACTCCTACGCCGAGGTCGACGTCCGGTTACTGCGATTCGACACCATGGACGCCCCCACCAACGACCAAGCCTGCGCGCACCTGCGGATCACGGTCAAGGACTCCGACCCGCGCAAGGTCGGCCGAGCGTTCTCAAACGGAATCATGGAGATCGCTCTGGCCGGATACGCCGGCTTCCACACCACCACACCCCCCAAGTCGGAGTCAGTCTTCGGCGTGTACCGGCCTGCGGCCGTCCTACGGTCGAGCGTGACGCAAGTCGTGGTGATGCCGGATGGTGAGCGTCTACGAATTGCAGACCCGCCGACCGGTCCCGTGCCGGCCCCGGAGGTCGCTGATCGAGCGGCCATCGCATCGCCAGCCGGGCCGACGTGCCGCGCTCCACTGGGTTCAGTGCTCGGTGCGCGCTCGGGCGACAAGGGCGGCAACGCCAACGTCGGTCTGTGGGCCCGTGCCGACGCCGGATACGCCTGGGCCCGCGAGTATCTGAGCGTCGACCGGCTGCGCGTGCTGCTAGGCCCAGAAGCGGCGCAGCTACGCATCGAGCGGTTCGAGTTGCCCAACCTACGAGCACTCAACGTCGTCAGTCATGACCTGCTGGGCCAAGGCGTAGCGTCCTCGACCCGTCTGGATGCCCAGGCGAAGGGTCTCGGAGAGTACGTGCGCTCCCGCATAGTCGACATCCCGCAGTCCCTGGTCAGCATGAGCTGA
- a CDS encoding SDR family NAD(P)-dependent oxidoreductase gives MGKLDGKVALVSGSGRGIGRAIAEKLASDGAKVVVNDLDPDPAKETVAAVEAAGGAAVACAGSVTEEGFAERFVGTAVDAFGGLDIIVNNAGYTWDFVIQKMSDDQWDAILDVHLKAPFRILRAAQPIISAATKKERAAGIVVPCRKVVNISSIAGTGGNAGQVNYSSSKAGVIGLTKALSKEWGRYNVTVNAVAFGLIRTRLTEVPAGGDGKIDIQGRQLAVGVNPELLQSMEHGIPLGRAGTPADAAGAVYLLCIPESDYVSGQVVVCGGGFNA, from the coding sequence ATGGGCAAGCTGGACGGCAAGGTCGCGCTAGTGTCGGGCTCCGGTCGAGGGATTGGGCGCGCCATCGCCGAGAAGCTCGCGAGCGACGGTGCCAAGGTCGTTGTGAACGACCTCGACCCGGATCCGGCGAAGGAGACCGTGGCCGCAGTTGAGGCCGCGGGAGGCGCCGCGGTCGCGTGTGCCGGAAGCGTGACCGAGGAAGGCTTTGCCGAGCGTTTCGTCGGCACCGCGGTCGACGCGTTTGGCGGTCTTGACATCATCGTCAACAACGCTGGCTACACCTGGGACTTTGTCATTCAGAAGATGAGCGACGACCAGTGGGATGCAATCCTCGACGTGCACCTCAAAGCGCCGTTCCGGATACTGCGTGCGGCGCAACCGATCATCAGCGCCGCGACGAAGAAGGAGAGGGCTGCTGGCATCGTCGTACCGTGTCGGAAGGTCGTCAACATCTCGTCGATCGCGGGTACCGGTGGTAACGCGGGCCAGGTCAACTATTCCTCCAGCAAAGCCGGGGTCATCGGCCTGACTAAGGCGTTGTCCAAAGAGTGGGGCCGCTACAACGTCACCGTCAACGCGGTCGCCTTCGGCTTGATCCGGACCCGATTGACCGAGGTCCCCGCCGGCGGCGACGGCAAGATTGACATCCAGGGCAGACAGCTGGCGGTCGGGGTCAATCCAGAGCTCCTGCAATCGATGGAGCACGGCATCCCCTTGGGCAGGGCGGGTACCCCGGCCGACGCAGCCGGGGCGGTCTATCTCCTGTGCATTCCCGAGTCGGACTACGTCAGCGGGCAGGTCGTGGTCTGTGGCGGCGGATTCAACGCCTGA